Proteins from one Asterias rubens chromosome 21, eAstRub1.3, whole genome shotgun sequence genomic window:
- the LOC117304407 gene encoding protein TsetseEP-like isoform X1: MGSCSSTTSTQTKQQSPNGSPNHEAPQQKTVSPEPQIVPQKQAMEGSGDATLPPPQTDNKHIENHTETSPKEPEPEKEEEKKDAEKPAEDVEPAETRMEEPAAAEPAPAEKPAEEAPAPSDPAEDVAPTTEEADQPPQTETSPPETAVAPEEPKQESAPDAPADSIEQSEQIDMQTQETGESNQMQKDAAPCTQEPETGECQEMDVTTTEPKEEEDTGRQSVTEPKTEEDADKPSEPAEDNTQGEVGGDGGEGGVE; encoded by the exons ATGGGGTCTTGTTCAAGCACAACGAGCACACAGACGAAACAGCAAAGTCCGAACGGGAGCCCAAACCACGAGGCACCTCAGCAGAAAACGGTATCACCAGAGCCGCAAATTGTGCCAcagaaacaagcaatggaaGGGAGTGGTGATGCTACTTTACCACCGCCACAAACAGACAATAAACACATAGAAAACCACACAG aAACATCTCCAAAAGAGCCTGAACCCGAGAAAGAGGAGGAGAAGAAAGATGCGGAAAAACCAGCAGAGGACGTTGAACCTGCAGAGACAAGAATGGAAGAACCGGCAGCAGCAG AACCAGCCCCAGCCGAGAAACCTGCAGAGGAAGCCCCTGCACCATCTGATCCAG CAGAAGATGTAGCCCCGACAACAGAAGAAGCAGACCAACCCCCGCAAACGGAAACATCGCCTCCTGAAACGGCAGTCGCACCCGAAGAACCGAAACAAGAAAGTGCCCCCGACGCCCCAGCAGACTCAATTGAACAATCCGAGCAGATTGATATGCAAACTCAGGAAACTGGGGAGTCTAATCAAATGCAAAAAGACGCAGCGCCTTGTACGCAGGAGCCGGAGACTGGGGAGTGCCAAGAGATGGATGTTACGACGACGGAACCTAAGGAAGAGGAGGATACTGGGAGGCAAAGCGTCACGGAACCCAAAACGGAAGAAG ACGCAGATAAGCCATCGGAGCCAGCCGAGGACAACACACAGGGAGAGGTGGGCGGAGACGGAGGGGAGGGGGGTGTCGAATAA
- the LOC117304407 gene encoding predicted GPI-anchored protein 58 isoform X2, whose product MGSCSSTTSTQTKQQSPNGSPNHEAPQQKTVSPEPQIVPQKQAMEGSGDATLPPPQTDNKHIENHTETSPKEPEPEKEEEKKDAEKPAEDVEPAETRMEEPAAAEPAPAEKPAEEAPAPSDPEDVAPTTEEADQPPQTETSPPETAVAPEEPKQESAPDAPADSIEQSEQIDMQTQETGESNQMQKDAAPCTQEPETGECQEMDVTTTEPKEEEDTGRQSVTEPKTEEDADKPSEPAEDNTQGEVGGDGGEGGVE is encoded by the exons ATGGGGTCTTGTTCAAGCACAACGAGCACACAGACGAAACAGCAAAGTCCGAACGGGAGCCCAAACCACGAGGCACCTCAGCAGAAAACGGTATCACCAGAGCCGCAAATTGTGCCAcagaaacaagcaatggaaGGGAGTGGTGATGCTACTTTACCACCGCCACAAACAGACAATAAACACATAGAAAACCACACAG aAACATCTCCAAAAGAGCCTGAACCCGAGAAAGAGGAGGAGAAGAAAGATGCGGAAAAACCAGCAGAGGACGTTGAACCTGCAGAGACAAGAATGGAAGAACCGGCAGCAGCAG AACCAGCCCCAGCCGAGAAACCTGCAGAGGAAGCCCCTGCACCATCTGATCCAG AAGATGTAGCCCCGACAACAGAAGAAGCAGACCAACCCCCGCAAACGGAAACATCGCCTCCTGAAACGGCAGTCGCACCCGAAGAACCGAAACAAGAAAGTGCCCCCGACGCCCCAGCAGACTCAATTGAACAATCCGAGCAGATTGATATGCAAACTCAGGAAACTGGGGAGTCTAATCAAATGCAAAAAGACGCAGCGCCTTGTACGCAGGAGCCGGAGACTGGGGAGTGCCAAGAGATGGATGTTACGACGACGGAACCTAAGGAAGAGGAGGATACTGGGAGGCAAAGCGTCACGGAACCCAAAACGGAAGAAG ACGCAGATAAGCCATCGGAGCCAGCCGAGGACAACACACAGGGAGAGGTGGGCGGAGACGGAGGGGAGGGGGGTGTCGAATAA